The Yersinia intermedia genome window below encodes:
- a CDS encoding retron system putative HNH endonuclease, translating into MRQIVKNKEPHELSVYKKEKDAAYDGPNFTIVKDKIRLSLLLEQGFLCAYCMERIDLHSMKIEHWACQHSNKNLQLDYKNLLACCKGNEGSPPKEQTCDTRKGGNEIKFSPANTVHRMNEIIKYDLQGNITSTDFEFNEQIDKYLNLNRHRLKLNRATVIKTIQKILHQKIGERKNPEIMKLINFYNQKNDTGKFAEYYGTIVYYLQRKL; encoded by the coding sequence ATGAGACAGATTGTAAAGAATAAAGAACCACATGAACTATCAGTATACAAGAAAGAAAAAGACGCCGCTTATGACGGGCCAAACTTTACTATTGTAAAAGATAAAATACGCCTAAGCTTACTCTTAGAACAGGGTTTTCTATGCGCATATTGCATGGAAAGAATAGATCTACACTCAATGAAAATAGAACATTGGGCTTGCCAACACTCTAATAAAAATTTGCAGCTAGATTACAAAAACTTATTAGCATGCTGTAAAGGAAATGAAGGATCCCCCCCTAAAGAACAGACATGTGACACACGTAAAGGCGGAAATGAGATCAAATTTTCTCCAGCAAACACGGTACATAGAATGAATGAAATCATAAAATATGATCTGCAAGGGAATATAACATCTACTGATTTTGAGTTTAATGAACAAATTGACAAATACCTCAACTTAAACAGACACCGGCTAAAATTGAATAGAGCCACCGTAATTAAGACAATACAAAAAATACTTCATCAAAAAATAGGGGAAAGGAAAAACCCTGAAATAATGAAACTAATTAACTTTTACAATCAGAAAAATGATACAGGCAAGTTCGCAGAATACTACGGTACAATTGTTTACTATCTTCAAAGAAAACTTTAA